A genomic region of Tamandua tetradactyla isolate mTamTet1 chromosome 2, mTamTet1.pri, whole genome shotgun sequence contains the following coding sequences:
- the AKNA gene encoding microtubule organization protein AKNA isoform X3 codes for MASSGPEAHWAGPGLGQGPRRQRWAWAKEEKDGGGRDTHSWEEDGSLPDATSPELLEDLCSAQQHQLSLEWDPQPAGPQDSQSGDSAGEDIEAEDVDSPESSNLPLNWFPQLDQLDMTEEEPDEALRSPQETEEAGENFPRLGYKAELCLKDNGSTSCMDLEQGQTRGWMVSGNSANKNKLSEHSEVSPSIDLQSAGSWSSGTVSLGHASDSLTSTWEGEPEGPQPTSLVETLPQSRSSHLLDPNNRTGGSVAQATPTGFHDSSAALPESLLCPGDGWKDATSLSCPQLRDQAWKRARTSTKALPSRFTGSISSLSLQPRPAQQDRQPRPPRQGAALASHSSDGSKYGRGQLNYPLPDFSKVGPRVRFPKDDSYQPPKARSHGRQCQGPVRPLIFKSPAEIVREVLLSSGETYPAKDPPPTHPITRVPQEFQTPEQATELVHQLQEDYHKLLTKYAEAENTIDQLRLGAKVNLYSDLPQPSPSLHVGKVSQGTKVLSFTIPQPRTAEWQPGPSGAPQASKAAGWQSAPGDLSPSSPTGTSTPTRLLENQGLARDQPSGEQTQALASQASRFLTTVKCFEGLMQAGRLTPQDQLKGFQQLKAAHAALEEQYLEACRKQPHLEQQLAGSQGTRRKFDPDRELEAEIFQLGILLEELKDHMEQSQQESEQTGSDAALDSPPATPSPCRPACPPSPSTQAPTPTVQMSHSEAAEIEPGSPAWQPNATRTSPCPLHVDMNLSSSSSEVKDRPRDLPAPLKHKELQMEQDFHGLLEQYLSVKSLPESIRLEEEEEQGCTLEVDGLVPAPRKAEPTRLPQQQLPRETMEQVVSVKPPGFQTSVDRDGHPPGLGKAEAAPLGPGMLPHPQTTKPTPSHQSSTTSLAGSGISERLPQKSFRPAGDVPLEEPWMASPETDSGFVGSETSRVSPLAQTPEHRLSHSSNPGTSGQPFTASVPQDGASHLSARDPPVPRTAAELSKPRSRAQRRLPSPGCPLQQKMPVAEMVVPGSGFQGRKRISEQLLPSRAVSPPPRPAPAATPLTDGPAETTSSLLLSRTERDRAIRKLQEEVSRLRLRLEDSLHQPPQGSPKRPASIFIRPTQDRDRHPADSLAAWGSYCGSKSAERLSGEPGDAEQAFPAGRRRARSSSVPREVSRLSLNSESEPTSLRLSSEKRRVAEDSPQAGRDGMRGGGSSRRRDRVIFQGHYTGQEYHLLSPKTVPRGSGTVSCPHCRPARTQDTGGAATRDPQGSSPPDTLRCPLCRRVGPRLEGDGPDSATSGVSSLAGAEKAATRRNAPSNSSPKQRSKQPGSPPWLPPGLWYLAAAPPVPASPAFAYISAVPIVPYPPASVYYAPPGPTSAPTARASAERPPQPPPAAHQLPLDDLRQLDEALGCAVRAAKSVRCTSQRMSRSLLAALRQAHGPRGSCLS; via the exons ATGGCCAGCTCGGGCCCTGAGGCCCACTGGGCAGGgccaggcctggggcaggggcccCGGCGGCAGCGCTGGGCCTGGGCCAAGGAGGAGAAGGATGGTGGTGGGAGAGACACCCACAGCTGGGAAGAAGACGGGTCGCTTCCCGATGCCACCAGCCCCGAgctcctggaggacctctgctcGGCCCAGCAGCACCAGCTGTCCCTGGAGTGGGATCCACAGCCTGCCGGACCTCAGGATTCCCAGTCTGGAGACTCTGCGGGAGAGG ATATTGAAGCAGAAGATGTGGACAGCCCAGAAAGTTCCAACTTACCTCTCAACTGGTTCCCCCAGCTGGATCAATTGGACATGACTGAAGAGGAGCCTGACGAAGCCCTTAGAAGTCCGCAGGAGACTGAGGAAGCTGGAGAGAATTTCCCAAGATTGGGGTACAAAGCTGAACTCTGCTTGAAGGACAATGGAAGCACTAGCTGCATGGATCTGGAGCAGGGGCAGACCAGAGGCTGGATGGTCTCTGGCAACTCAGCCAATAAAAACAAGCTTTCGGAACATTCTGAGGTCAGCCCATCTATTGACCTCCAGTCTGCAGGATCCTGGAGCAGTGGGACCGTGAGCCTTGGGCATGCCAGTGATAGCCTCACTTCCACCTGGGAAGGAGAGCCTGAAGGCCCCCAGCCCACTTCTCTGGTAGAAACTCTACCACAGAGCCGTAGCAGCCACCTCCTAGATCCAAACAACAGAACTGGAGGCAGCGTTGCTCAGGCAACCCCCACAGGGTTCCATGATTCCTCAGCAGCCCTACCCGAGAGCCTCCTGTGTCCTGGAGATGGATGGAAAGATGCTACCAGCCTATCCTGCCCTCAGCTCAGGGATCAAGCCTGGAAGCGGGCAAGGACATCTACTAAGGCACTTCCTTCCCGATTCACTGGCTCCATCAGCTCCTTGAGTCTTCAGCCTAGGCCAGCCCAGCAGGACAGACAACCCAGGCCACCCAGGCAGGGAGCCGCTCTGGCTAGCCACTCTTCTGATGGCTCCAAGTACGGCCGGGGGCAATTGAACTACCCACTCCCTGATTTCTCCAAGGTGGGACCCCGGGTGAGGTTCCCCAAAGATGATAGCTACCAACCCCCCAAGGCCAGGAGCCATGGTAGACAGTGTCAAGGTCCTGTCAGACCCCTGATCTTTAAGTCACCTGCAGAGATTGTGAGGGAGGTACTGCTGAGCAGTGGAGAAACCTACCCAGCAAAGGACCCACCCCCTACTCACCCTATCACCAGGGTACCCCAAGAATTCCAGACACCTGAACAAGCCACCGAGCTGGTCCATCAACTCCAG GAGGACTACCACAAGCTGCTCACCAAGTATGCTGAGGCTGAGAACACCATCGATCAGCTGCGTCTCGGGGCCAAG GTGAACCTGTACTCGgacctgccccagcccagccccagcctgcaCGTGGGGAAGGTGTCCCAGGGCACCAAGGTCTTGTCCTTCACCATCCCACAGCCCCGCACGGCAGAGTGGCAGCCAGGCCCCTCCGGGGCTCCTCAGGCCTCCAAGGCCGCAG GTTGGCAGTCGGCGCCAGGAGACCTGAGCCCCTCCTCGCCCACCGGCACCTCCACCCCAACCCGGCTTCTGGAGAACCAGGGCCTCGCCAGGGACCAGCCCTCAGGGGAGCAGACCCAGGCCCTGGCCTCTCAGGCCAGCCGGTTCCTGACCACG GTGAAGTGCTTTGAAGGGCTGATGCAGGCAGGACGGCTCACGCCCCAGGACCAACTTAAG GGCTTCCAGCAGCTGAAGGCTGCCCACGCTGCCTTGGAGGAGCAGTACCTGGAGGCCTGCAGGAAGCAGccacatctggagcagcagctTGCGGGCTCCCAGGGGACCCGTCGGAAATTTGATCCTGACAG GGAGCTGGAGGCTGAGATATTCCAGCTGGGAATTCTCCTGGAAGAGCTGAAGGACCACATGGAGCAGAGCCAGCAGGAGTCTGAGCAAACCGGGTCAGACGCTGCTCTGGACAGCCCCCCAGCCACACCCTCACCCTGCAGGCCAGCCTGCCCGCCCTCTCCTTCCACACAAGCCCCCACACCAACTGTCCAGATGTCCCACTCAGAG gcagcagaaattgaacccgggtctccagcatggcag CCCAATGCCACCAGGACTAGCCCCTGCCCTTTGCACGTGGATATGAACCTGAGCTCTTCCAGCAGCGAGGTGAAAGACAGACCACGGGACCTCCCGGCCCCGCTCAAGCACAAGGAACTGCAGATGGAGCAAGACTTCCATGGCCTCCTGGAGCA ATACCTCAGTGTGAAGTCTCTTCCAGAATCTATCaggctggaggaggaggaagagcaggGGTGCACCCTGGAAGTTGATGGTTTGGTTCCAGCTCCAAGGAAAGCGGAGCCAACCAGGCTTCCCCAACAGCAGCTCCCAAG GGAAACTATGGAGCAGGTGGTAAGTGTGAAGCCGCCGGGCTTCCAGACTTCCGTGGACAGAGACGGGCACCCTCCAGGCCTGGGCAAGGCCGAGGCAGCTCCTCTGGGCCCTGGCATGTTGCCCCACCCTCAGACCACCAAGCCTACACCGTCCCACCAGAGCAGCACGACCAGCCTGGCGGGAAGTGGCATCTCAGAACGCCTTCCCCAGAAGTCCTTCCGCCCAGCTGGTGATGTCCCCCTGGAG GAGCCCTGGATGGCATCTCCGGAGACAGACAGTGGCTTTGTGGGCTCAGAAACCAGCAGAGTGTCACCCCTCGCTCAGACCCCGGAGCACCGGCTCTCCCACAGCAG CAACCCAGGGACATCAGGCCAGCCTTTCACGGCATCTGTGCCCCAGGATGGAGCTTCCCACCTCTCGGCCAGGGATCCCCCAGTCCCCAGAACAGCTGCTGAGCTGAGCAAACCCAGGAGCCGAGCCCAGAGGCGTCTCCCCAGCCCAGGCTGTCCTCTCCAGCAGAAGATGCCAGTGGCAGAGATGG TGGTCCCTGGCTCGGGGTTTCAGGGGCGGAAGAGGATTTCTGAGCAGCTCCTCCCCAGCAGGGCAGTCAGCCCACCCCCACGGCCGGCCCCTGCAGCCACCCCTCTGACCGATGGGCCCGCAGAAACCACCTCCAGCCTCCTCCTCAGCAGGACAGAGCGAGA CCGAGCCATCCGCAAGCTGCAAGAGGAGGTGTCCCGGCTCCGCCTGCGACTGGAGGACAGCCTGCACCAGCCACCCCAGGGCAGCCCAAAGCGCCCGGCGTCCATCTTCATCCGTCCCACCCAGGACCGGGACCGTCACCCAGCGGATTCCTTAGCTGCCTGGGGCTCCTACTGTGGCAG TAAATCTGCAGAGAGATTGTCTGGTGAGCCTGGAGATGCAGAACAAGCTTTCCCTGCAGGAAGGCGGCGAGCCAGGTCCTCCTCGGTGCCTCGGGAGGTATCCCGACTGTCCCTGA ACTCTGAGTCTGAGCCGACCTCCCTCCGTCTCTCCTCTGAGAAGAGGAGGGTGGCTGAGGACAGCCCGCAGGCCGGCCGGGATGGAATGAGAGGAGGAGGCAGCTCCAGGCGGCGAGACAGGGTCATCTTCCAGGGCCACTACACAG GCCAGGAATACCATCTTCTGTCCCCTAAGACTGTCCCGAGAGGCAGTGGCACAGTTTCCTGTCCCCACTGCCGGCCTGCTAGGACCCAGGACACAG gtgGTGCTGCCACCAGGGATCCACAAGGATCGTCTCCACCTGATACCCTGCGATGTCCCCTGTGTCGTCGAGTTGGGCCCCGCCTGGAGGGGGATGGCCCAGACTCTGCCACCTCTG gtgtttCCTCCCTGGCAGGGGCTGAAAAAGCTGCCACAAGAAGAAATGCACCTTCAAATTCCAGCCCCAAGCAGAGGAGCAAGCAGCCAGGGTCACCGCCCTGGCTGCCTCCTGGGCTGTGGTACCTGGCAGCCGCTCCCCCAGTGCCAGCCTCTCCAGCCTTTGCCTACATCTCCGCGGTTCCTATCGTGCCTTATCCACCAGCCTCTGT GTACTACGCACCCCCAGGACCTACCTCAGCGCCCACAGCCAGAGCATCTGCAGAGCGGCCCCCACAGCCTCCTCCCGCCGCCCACCAGCTCCCCCTGGACGACCTGCGGCAGCTGGACGAGGCCCTGGGCTGTGCCGTCCGGGCTGCCAAGAGCGTGCGCTGCACCAGCCAGCGGATGAGCCGCTCCCTGCTGGCCGCCCTGCGCCAGGCCCACGGCCCACGGGGCTCCTGCCTCTCCTGA
- the AKNA gene encoding microtubule organization protein AKNA isoform X7 has translation MLCPYCVPGTGCLDIEAEDVDSPESSNLPLNWFPQLDQLDMTEEEPDEALRSPQETEEAGENFPRLGYKAELCLKDNGSTSCMDLEQGQTRGWMVSGNSANKNKLSEHSEVSPSIDLQSAGSWSSGTVSLGHASDSLTSTWEGEPEGPQPTSLVETLPQSRSSHLLDPNNRTGGSVAQATPTGFHDSSAALPESLLCPGDGWKDATSLSCPQLRDQAWKRARTSTKALPSRFTGSISSLSLQPRPAQQDRQPRPPRQGAALASHSSDGSKYGRGQLNYPLPDFSKVGPRVRFPKDDSYQPPKARSHGRQCQGPVRPLIFKSPAEIVREVLLSSGETYPAKDPPPTHPITRVPQEFQTPEQATELVHQLQEDYHKLLTKYAEAENTIDQLRLGAKVNLYSDLPQPSPSLHVGKVSQGTKVLSFTIPQPRTAEWQPGPSGAPQASKAAGWQSAPGDLSPSSPTGTSTPTRLLENQGLARDQPSGEQTQALASQASRFLTTVKCFEGLMQAGRLTPQDQLKGFQQLKAAHAALEEQYLEACRKQPHLEQQLAGSQGTRRKFDPDRELEAEIFQLGILLEELKDHMEQSQQESEQTGSDAALDSPPATPSPCRPACPPSPSTQAPTPTVQMSHSEAAEIEPGSPAWQPNATRTSPCPLHVDMNLSSSSSEVKDRPRDLPAPLKHKELQMEQDFHGLLEQYLSVKSLPESIRLEEEEEQGCTLEVDGLVPAPRKAEPTRLPQQQLPRETMEQVVSVKPPGFQTSVDRDGHPPGLGKAEAAPLGPGMLPHPQTTKPTPSHQSSTTSLAGSGISERLPQKSFRPAGDVPLEEPWMASPETDSGFVGSETSRVSPLAQTPEHRLSHSSNPGTSGQPFTASVPQDGASHLSARDPPVPRTAAELSKPRSRAQRRLPSPGCPLQQKMPVAEMVVPGSGFQGRKRISEQLLPSRAVSPPPRPAPAATPLTDGPAETTSSLLLSRTERDRAIRKLQEEVSRLRLRLEDSLHQPPQGSPKRPASIFIRPTQDRDRHPADSLAAWGSYCGSKSAERLSGEPGDAEQAFPAGRRRARSSSVPREVSRLSLNSESEPTSLRLSSEKRRVAEDSPQAGRDGMRGGGSSRRRDRVIFQGHYTGQEYHLLSPKTVPRGSGTVSCPHCRPARTQDTGGAATRDPQGSSPPDTLRCPLCRRVGPRLEGDGPDSATSGVSSLAGAEKAATRRNAPSNSSPKQRSKQPGSPPWLPPGLWYLAAAPPVPASPAFAYISAVPIVPYPPASVYYAPPGPTSAPTARASAERPPQPPPAAHQLPLDDLRQLDEALGCAVRAAKSVRCTSQRMSRSLLAALRQAHGPRGSCLS, from the exons ATGCTGTGcccttactgtgtgccaggcacaggcTGTCTGG ATATTGAAGCAGAAGATGTGGACAGCCCAGAAAGTTCCAACTTACCTCTCAACTGGTTCCCCCAGCTGGATCAATTGGACATGACTGAAGAGGAGCCTGACGAAGCCCTTAGAAGTCCGCAGGAGACTGAGGAAGCTGGAGAGAATTTCCCAAGATTGGGGTACAAAGCTGAACTCTGCTTGAAGGACAATGGAAGCACTAGCTGCATGGATCTGGAGCAGGGGCAGACCAGAGGCTGGATGGTCTCTGGCAACTCAGCCAATAAAAACAAGCTTTCGGAACATTCTGAGGTCAGCCCATCTATTGACCTCCAGTCTGCAGGATCCTGGAGCAGTGGGACCGTGAGCCTTGGGCATGCCAGTGATAGCCTCACTTCCACCTGGGAAGGAGAGCCTGAAGGCCCCCAGCCCACTTCTCTGGTAGAAACTCTACCACAGAGCCGTAGCAGCCACCTCCTAGATCCAAACAACAGAACTGGAGGCAGCGTTGCTCAGGCAACCCCCACAGGGTTCCATGATTCCTCAGCAGCCCTACCCGAGAGCCTCCTGTGTCCTGGAGATGGATGGAAAGATGCTACCAGCCTATCCTGCCCTCAGCTCAGGGATCAAGCCTGGAAGCGGGCAAGGACATCTACTAAGGCACTTCCTTCCCGATTCACTGGCTCCATCAGCTCCTTGAGTCTTCAGCCTAGGCCAGCCCAGCAGGACAGACAACCCAGGCCACCCAGGCAGGGAGCCGCTCTGGCTAGCCACTCTTCTGATGGCTCCAAGTACGGCCGGGGGCAATTGAACTACCCACTCCCTGATTTCTCCAAGGTGGGACCCCGGGTGAGGTTCCCCAAAGATGATAGCTACCAACCCCCCAAGGCCAGGAGCCATGGTAGACAGTGTCAAGGTCCTGTCAGACCCCTGATCTTTAAGTCACCTGCAGAGATTGTGAGGGAGGTACTGCTGAGCAGTGGAGAAACCTACCCAGCAAAGGACCCACCCCCTACTCACCCTATCACCAGGGTACCCCAAGAATTCCAGACACCTGAACAAGCCACCGAGCTGGTCCATCAACTCCAG GAGGACTACCACAAGCTGCTCACCAAGTATGCTGAGGCTGAGAACACCATCGATCAGCTGCGTCTCGGGGCCAAG GTGAACCTGTACTCGgacctgccccagcccagccccagcctgcaCGTGGGGAAGGTGTCCCAGGGCACCAAGGTCTTGTCCTTCACCATCCCACAGCCCCGCACGGCAGAGTGGCAGCCAGGCCCCTCCGGGGCTCCTCAGGCCTCCAAGGCCGCAG GTTGGCAGTCGGCGCCAGGAGACCTGAGCCCCTCCTCGCCCACCGGCACCTCCACCCCAACCCGGCTTCTGGAGAACCAGGGCCTCGCCAGGGACCAGCCCTCAGGGGAGCAGACCCAGGCCCTGGCCTCTCAGGCCAGCCGGTTCCTGACCACG GTGAAGTGCTTTGAAGGGCTGATGCAGGCAGGACGGCTCACGCCCCAGGACCAACTTAAG GGCTTCCAGCAGCTGAAGGCTGCCCACGCTGCCTTGGAGGAGCAGTACCTGGAGGCCTGCAGGAAGCAGccacatctggagcagcagctTGCGGGCTCCCAGGGGACCCGTCGGAAATTTGATCCTGACAG GGAGCTGGAGGCTGAGATATTCCAGCTGGGAATTCTCCTGGAAGAGCTGAAGGACCACATGGAGCAGAGCCAGCAGGAGTCTGAGCAAACCGGGTCAGACGCTGCTCTGGACAGCCCCCCAGCCACACCCTCACCCTGCAGGCCAGCCTGCCCGCCCTCTCCTTCCACACAAGCCCCCACACCAACTGTCCAGATGTCCCACTCAGAG gcagcagaaattgaacccgggtctccagcatggcag CCCAATGCCACCAGGACTAGCCCCTGCCCTTTGCACGTGGATATGAACCTGAGCTCTTCCAGCAGCGAGGTGAAAGACAGACCACGGGACCTCCCGGCCCCGCTCAAGCACAAGGAACTGCAGATGGAGCAAGACTTCCATGGCCTCCTGGAGCA ATACCTCAGTGTGAAGTCTCTTCCAGAATCTATCaggctggaggaggaggaagagcaggGGTGCACCCTGGAAGTTGATGGTTTGGTTCCAGCTCCAAGGAAAGCGGAGCCAACCAGGCTTCCCCAACAGCAGCTCCCAAG GGAAACTATGGAGCAGGTGGTAAGTGTGAAGCCGCCGGGCTTCCAGACTTCCGTGGACAGAGACGGGCACCCTCCAGGCCTGGGCAAGGCCGAGGCAGCTCCTCTGGGCCCTGGCATGTTGCCCCACCCTCAGACCACCAAGCCTACACCGTCCCACCAGAGCAGCACGACCAGCCTGGCGGGAAGTGGCATCTCAGAACGCCTTCCCCAGAAGTCCTTCCGCCCAGCTGGTGATGTCCCCCTGGAG GAGCCCTGGATGGCATCTCCGGAGACAGACAGTGGCTTTGTGGGCTCAGAAACCAGCAGAGTGTCACCCCTCGCTCAGACCCCGGAGCACCGGCTCTCCCACAGCAG CAACCCAGGGACATCAGGCCAGCCTTTCACGGCATCTGTGCCCCAGGATGGAGCTTCCCACCTCTCGGCCAGGGATCCCCCAGTCCCCAGAACAGCTGCTGAGCTGAGCAAACCCAGGAGCCGAGCCCAGAGGCGTCTCCCCAGCCCAGGCTGTCCTCTCCAGCAGAAGATGCCAGTGGCAGAGATGG TGGTCCCTGGCTCGGGGTTTCAGGGGCGGAAGAGGATTTCTGAGCAGCTCCTCCCCAGCAGGGCAGTCAGCCCACCCCCACGGCCGGCCCCTGCAGCCACCCCTCTGACCGATGGGCCCGCAGAAACCACCTCCAGCCTCCTCCTCAGCAGGACAGAGCGAGA CCGAGCCATCCGCAAGCTGCAAGAGGAGGTGTCCCGGCTCCGCCTGCGACTGGAGGACAGCCTGCACCAGCCACCCCAGGGCAGCCCAAAGCGCCCGGCGTCCATCTTCATCCGTCCCACCCAGGACCGGGACCGTCACCCAGCGGATTCCTTAGCTGCCTGGGGCTCCTACTGTGGCAG TAAATCTGCAGAGAGATTGTCTGGTGAGCCTGGAGATGCAGAACAAGCTTTCCCTGCAGGAAGGCGGCGAGCCAGGTCCTCCTCGGTGCCTCGGGAGGTATCCCGACTGTCCCTGA ACTCTGAGTCTGAGCCGACCTCCCTCCGTCTCTCCTCTGAGAAGAGGAGGGTGGCTGAGGACAGCCCGCAGGCCGGCCGGGATGGAATGAGAGGAGGAGGCAGCTCCAGGCGGCGAGACAGGGTCATCTTCCAGGGCCACTACACAG GCCAGGAATACCATCTTCTGTCCCCTAAGACTGTCCCGAGAGGCAGTGGCACAGTTTCCTGTCCCCACTGCCGGCCTGCTAGGACCCAGGACACAG gtgGTGCTGCCACCAGGGATCCACAAGGATCGTCTCCACCTGATACCCTGCGATGTCCCCTGTGTCGTCGAGTTGGGCCCCGCCTGGAGGGGGATGGCCCAGACTCTGCCACCTCTG gtgtttCCTCCCTGGCAGGGGCTGAAAAAGCTGCCACAAGAAGAAATGCACCTTCAAATTCCAGCCCCAAGCAGAGGAGCAAGCAGCCAGGGTCACCGCCCTGGCTGCCTCCTGGGCTGTGGTACCTGGCAGCCGCTCCCCCAGTGCCAGCCTCTCCAGCCTTTGCCTACATCTCCGCGGTTCCTATCGTGCCTTATCCACCAGCCTCTGT GTACTACGCACCCCCAGGACCTACCTCAGCGCCCACAGCCAGAGCATCTGCAGAGCGGCCCCCACAGCCTCCTCCCGCCGCCCACCAGCTCCCCCTGGACGACCTGCGGCAGCTGGACGAGGCCCTGGGCTGTGCCGTCCGGGCTGCCAAGAGCGTGCGCTGCACCAGCCAGCGGATGAGCCGCTCCCTGCTGGCCGCCCTGCGCCAGGCCCACGGCCCACGGGGCTCCTGCCTCTCCTGA